From Kogia breviceps isolate mKogBre1 chromosome 2, mKogBre1 haplotype 1, whole genome shotgun sequence, one genomic window encodes:
- the LOC136793536 gene encoding syncytin-A-like: protein MKLAREGTWLLMLLIEVLISSGSTMVSALGQHSAESMQAGTRCLRELPGGTTIGIKGLGPLLPCSPRCGENSRSSSRADRAAGPGSAERGWPTGRSGTRAQGPSLQHQALDDLSKNRGDALQGLCNSLDSLADVVLDNRLCLDYLLAEQGAVCALTKKTCCSFVSNAGRIEVNIQEIHEQAQRLHRYNTQGPDPSCAAIWSHRASRCNLVSSTSRPTNCVVLLHILGPCLLHCLVSFVTERIEAIRLQMILTQEYEQLGLQPGDQQTYFRLLRNSSTLLNQGKTAPIFSEKWLRRQNFDLRRPSRMRNSNKERRDFVARAVPGLHPKRTNPSPQTGINMYL, encoded by the exons ATGAAGTTGGCTCGTGAAGGAACTTGGCTTCTCATGCTGCTGATTGAAGTTTTGATCTCTTCGGGATCCACCATGGTTTCAGCTTTGGGACAACACTCGGCTGAGTCCATGCAGGCAGGAACCAGATGTCTTCGGGAACTGCCAGGAGGCACCACCATAGGAATAAAAG GGCTCGGCCCTCTCCTTCCTTGCTCACCGAGGTGTGGAGAAAACTCACGCAGCAGCAGCAGGGCTGACAGAGCAGCAGGACCGGGCTCTGCTGAGCGGGGATGGCCGACCGGAAG ATCCGGCACCCGTGCACAGGGGCCAAGCTTGCAGCATCAGGCCCTCGATGACTTGTCGAAAAATAGGGGGGATGCCTTACAAGGACTCTGCAATTCCCTGGACTCACTAGCCGATGTCGTTCTCGACAATAGGCTGTGCCTTGACTACCTCCTGGCTGAGCAAGGGGCAGTATGTGCACTTACGAAGAAAACCTGCTGCAGTTTTGTCAGTAACGCTGGTCGGATTGAGGTAAACATTCAAGAGATACATGAGCAAGCTCAAAGGCTACACAGATACAACACACAAGGTCCAGATCCAAGCTGCGCTGCAATATGGTCACACAGAGCCTCCCGGTGTAACCTGGTCTCTTCCACCTCTCGGCCCACTAACTGTGTTGTCCTCCTGCACATCCTGGGGCCTTGCCTCCTTCACTGCCTTGTCAGCTTCGTTACTGAAAGGATTGAAGCCATCAGACTTCAGATGATACTAACACAAGAGTACGAGCAACTGGGGCTGCAGCCTGGTGACCAGCAGACATATTTTAGGCTACTTAGGAACAGTTCTACTCTTCTAAACCAAGGAAAAACTGCACCCATATTCAGCGAGAAGTGGCTCAGAAGGCAGAACTTTGACCTTCGGCGCCCCTCAAGAATGAGGAACAGTAACAAGGAAAGGAGGGATTTTGTTGCCAGAGCTGTGCCAGGTCTTCACCCAAAACGCACCAACCCGTCCCCCCAAACAGGAATAAATATGTATCTTTAA